Proteins from one Vespa crabro chromosome 11, iyVesCrab1.2, whole genome shotgun sequence genomic window:
- the LOC124428244 gene encoding zinc finger protein 239-like isoform X2: MSVWDVMQDVPLDLSFRGTEKKINLTDTSKFQRRLPCQTCGKNFDRPSLLKRHLRTHTGEKPHGCKVCGKMFSTSSSLNTHARIHTGERPHECPICGKRFTASSNLYYHRMTHYKEKPHKCNECGRSFPTPGDLRAHGYSHTGNWPMRCPVCNRGFCKPGALHHHMQLHNDFAF, from the exons ATGTCTG TTTGGGACGTTATGCAAGACGTGCCATTAGATTTGAGTTTTCGCGGAactgagaaaaaaattaatttgacgGATACTTCGAAATTTCAGCGACGTTTGCCTTGTCAAACTTGCGGAAAAAATTTTGATAGACCGTCTCTCCTGAAGAGACACTTGCGAACGCATACAG GTGAAAAACCACATGGTTGCAAAGTATGTGGCAAAATGTTTAGCACCAGTAGTTCTTTGAACACACATGCAAGAATACACACTGGAGAACGACCTCACGAGTGTCCTATTTGTGGAAAACGTTTCACAGCGTCTTCGAACTTATATTATCATCGTATGACTCATTATAAG GAAAAGCCACATAAGTGTAACGAATGTGGCCGTTCATTTCCAACTCCTGGAGATCTCAGAGCACATGGATATTCCCATACCGGAAACTGGCCCATGAGATGTCCTGTATGCAATCGAGGATTTTGCAAACCAGGAGCATTACATCATCATATGCAACTACATAACG attttgCTTTTTAG
- the LOC124428239 gene encoding pseudouridylate synthase 7 homolog, whose translation MAEENTDNNDSPTTHERFSRNRGRGSGSKNRDTFHKHSDRRNYDSSNSQESSNKSNRARSYRGGFRDNNFARKPYKRIWSHMEGDGKRKRLEVGNRLKEPDIGVTEFIGDHLGFSGLVKERYSDFHVNEISLDGEIVKLTNQNIPSEPQETETLDDLKKCVSDTIWEQLQTLKEESSTSSIEIDVTDIDKDGRRTIHEIAKRLTNVKSQTIDQNGKKLMIIMKNTKENTNTNAYRFRIDDRINWKKHGGDYCYFLLHKVNMDTMDALNQMAMMLRIKPNNFNYAGTKDRRAWTTQWVSLKKVTPKNILRAGNSIRGAYVGNFKFVKEPLKLGMLTGNRFKIAIRNVTASNEEIENAMVSLRDRGFINYYGLQRFGTVAAIPTHEIGKKLLQGKWHEAIDLILKPREGEQDKGLVEARKIYETTKDAYTAYNKIKRSDKIEANLLKGLTICTDKNPQGALDMIPRNIRLIYIHAYQSFIWNHLVSKRIKEFGTHPIVGDLVYQNNSEEKCSEENTESAEMCQDNSEDTCLDDDGDEPSNSMKEDQDEMMSEMYEVDNKKDGNKSNNDIKEVTNATEISLKIEEKTDENNTIENKEEQEDTYNIPSVKILTEEDLPNYTLADIIMPQPGWKVIYPPYAKPWYDEFLAKDELTTDLRQNNKKYSLGGAYRKILQIPLDLSWKIMRYKAKHDDLISSDIDEIKQVIPPKDDPDGEYKALIVEMSLGASTYATMALREILKHDTSPQVQAAQSAAHDTLVENKETIADVSKTNTGDNNTQSKEVEKEGLEQSDKIDEKMDVDPDPKESADNEKCLIESETEMQVEPAIDDIEMSQEKVTVNDISAN comes from the exons ATGGCAGAAGAAAATACGGATAACAATGATTCCCCAACAACACATGAAAGATTTTCTCGTAATCGTGGACGTGGTTCTGGCAGTAAAAATCGCGATACATTTCATAAACATAGTGATCGACGAAATTATGACTCTTCCAATTCTCAAGAATCAAGTAATAAATCAAATCGTGCTAGATCATATAGGGGTG GTTTCcgtgataataattttgcTCGAAAACCGTATAAACGTATCTGGTCTCATATGGAAGGAGATGGGAAAAGAAAACGGCTTGAAGTTGGTAATCGTTTAAAAGAACCTGACATTGGTGTGACAGAATTTATAGGAGATCATCTTGGTTTTTCTGGTTTAGTTAAAGAAAGATACAGTGATTTCCATGTCAATGAAATATCTCTTGATGGtgaaattgttaaattaacGAATCAGAATATTCCTAGCGAGCCCCAAGAAACAGAAACTTTAGATGATTTGAAGAAATGTGTTTCTGATACCATATGGGAACAATTGCAAACattaaaagaagaatcatCCACTTCTTCTATTGAAATTGATGTTACCGATATAGATAAAGATGGACGAAGAACTATTCATGAAATTGCTAAAAGACTGACAAATGTTAAGAGTCAAACTATTGATCAAAATGGCAAAAAgcttatgataataatgaaaaatacaaaagaaaatacaaatacaaatg cCTACAGGTTCCGTATTGATGACAGAATTAATTGGAAGAAACATGGAGGAGACtattgttactttttattacataaGGTGAATATGGATACAATGGATGCTTTAAATCAAATGGCCATGATGTTACGTATTAAaccaaataattttaattatgctGGAACAAAAGACCGTAGAGCATGGACTACTCAATGGGTTAGTTTAAAAAAAGTAACTCCTAAAAACATTTTACGTGCAGGAAATTCGATACGTGGTGCCTATGTGGGTAATTTCAAATTTGTAAAGGAACCACTCAAGTTAGGTATGTTAACTGGTAATCGCTTTAAAATAGCAATACGAAATGTTACTGCATCAAATGAAGAAATTGAGAATGCTATGGTATCGTTACGCGATCGCgggtttattaattattatggtcTTCAACGATTTGGCACAGTTGCTGCCATTCCAACACatgaaataggaaagaaattgCTTCAGGGTAAATGGCATGAAGCAATAGATTTGATTTTAAAACCGCGAGAAGGTGAACAAGATAAAGGCTTGGTAGAGGCaaggaaaatatatgaaacgaCAAAAGATGCATATACagcatataataaaattaaaagatcagACAAAATTGAAGCAAACCTTTTAAAGGGTCTAACAATATGTACAGATAAAAATCCTCAAGGTGCATTAGATATGATACCAAGAAATATccgtttaatatatattcatgctTATCAAAGTTTTATATGGAATCATTTGGTatctaaaagaataaaagagtttGGTACACATCCTATTGTTGGTGATTTggtatatcaaaataattcgGAAGAAAAATGTTCAGAAGAAAATACAGAAAGTGCAGAAATGTGTCAAGATAATAGCGAAGATACTTGCTtggatgatgatggtgatgaacCTAGTAATTCTATGAAAGAAGATCAAGACGAAATGATGTCTGAAATGTATGaagtagataataaaaaagatggcAACAAatctaataatgatataaaagaagtTACAAATGCTACAGAAATAAGTCTtaagatagaagagaaaactgatgaaaataatactattgaaaataaagaagaacagGAAGATACTTATAATATTCCTTCAGTCAAAATCCTCACTGAAGAAGATTTACCTAATTATACATTAGCTGATATAATAATGCCACAGCCAGGATGGAAAGTAATTTATCCTCCATATGCCAAACCCTGGTATGATGAATTTTTAGCTAAAGATGAATTAACTACTGATTTAAGACAGAATAATAA gaaaTATAGTTTGGGTGGAgcttatagaaaaatattacaaattccaTTAGACTTATCTTGGAAAATCATGCGCTATAAAGCTAAGCATGATGATCTCATTTCGAGTGACATTGATGAAATAAAACAAGTTATTCCTCCGAAAGATGATCCTG ATGGAGAATATAAAGCATTAATAGTAGAAATGAGTTTAGGAGCAAGTACATATGCCACAATGGCGTTAcgtgaaatattaaaacacgATACGTCACCTCAAGTACAGGCTGCACAATCCGCAGCTCATGACACGCTtgtcgaaaataaagaaactatTGCTGATGTATCGAAAACAAATACCGGAGATAATAATACTCAATCAAAAGAAGTTGAAAAAGAAGGATTAGAACAATCGGATAAAATTGATGAGAAGATGGATGTTGATCCAGATCCGAAAGAATCTGCCGATAACgaaaaatgtttaatcgaATCTGAGACAGAAATGCAAGTAGAACCGGCGATTGATGACATAGAAATGAGTCAAGAAAAAGTAACTGTAAATGACATTAGCGCTAATTAA
- the LOC124428244 gene encoding zinc finger protein 239-like isoform X1 has translation MSVWDVMQDVPLDLSFRGTEKKINLTDTSKFQRRLPCQTCGKNFDRPSLLKRHLRTHTGEKPHGCKVCGKMFSTSSSLNTHARIHTGERPHECPICGKRFTASSNLYYHRMTHYKEKPHKCNECGRSFPTPGDLRAHGYSHTGNWPMRCPVCNRGFCKPGALHHHMQLHNGDRPYQCTVCDKKFSIIGNLRTHERTHHSQFSIVNLRDSPNVETAISRVDNARFEFLNTNALHLPSTIFPWTSWLPLQY, from the exons ATGTCTG TTTGGGACGTTATGCAAGACGTGCCATTAGATTTGAGTTTTCGCGGAactgagaaaaaaattaatttgacgGATACTTCGAAATTTCAGCGACGTTTGCCTTGTCAAACTTGCGGAAAAAATTTTGATAGACCGTCTCTCCTGAAGAGACACTTGCGAACGCATACAG GTGAAAAACCACATGGTTGCAAAGTATGTGGCAAAATGTTTAGCACCAGTAGTTCTTTGAACACACATGCAAGAATACACACTGGAGAACGACCTCACGAGTGTCCTATTTGTGGAAAACGTTTCACAGCGTCTTCGAACTTATATTATCATCGTATGACTCATTATAAG GAAAAGCCACATAAGTGTAACGAATGTGGCCGTTCATTTCCAACTCCTGGAGATCTCAGAGCACATGGATATTCCCATACCGGAAACTGGCCCATGAGATGTCCTGTATGCAATCGAGGATTTTGCAAACCAGGAGCATTACATCATCATATGCAACTACATAACG GCGATCGGCCCTATCAGTGCACAGTGTGTGACAAGAAATTTTCGATTATTGGAAATTTGCGAACACACGAGCGAACACATCATTCGCAATTTTCTATAGTTAATTTAAGAGATTCTCCAAACGTTGAAACTGCGATTTCGAGAGTTGATAATGCaagatttgaatttttaaatacgaacGCACTTCACTTACCTTCTACCATTTTTCCGTGGACTTCATGGCTACCCTTGCAATACTAA
- the LOC124428044 gene encoding beta-galactosidase — translation MWKALLLSIVTIGSIFGELLQIERNDLQSNFSFEIDYSNNQFLLDGQPFRYVSGSFHYFRTPKRYWRDRLRKMRAAGLNAVSTYVEWSLHQPEIDVWNWSGEADFIEFLNIAQEENLLVLLRPGPYICAERDFGGFPYWLLTRVPDIKLRTNDIRYLNYVEQYLNVVLNKVKPYLRGNGGPIIMVQVENEYGSYGACDSVYMKTLRNIFQKIVGNKAVLYTTDGINDRMIRCGSVSGVYTTIDFGTGSNVNDSFELMRQFQPRGPLINSEFYPGWLTHWEEPFQRVSANAVQQKLDEMLALGASVNIYMFYGGTNFGFTSGANGDSKSFNPQLTSYDYDAPLTEAGDPTEKYFLIRDVISKYLPLPNISLPTVSPKGDYGPILLEPVLDLFEPKSRELFGSPIVFTSHPPTFEEIGLPHWLVLYETNIPSNIKNTMILNALTKDRALIYVDSELVGTLSRMKNIYSLPLVNPHGQSLKILVENQGHLNYGNEIHDFKGIFNVNINGVPLSPWNVTGFRLSDVKGLNNFTTKTIETSGILLNGPVFFRSYFYIPDQPLDTYLDTIGWGKGIAYVNGYNLGRYWPMVGPQMTLYIPAPFLRTGQNLLEILELQYVPATRKMRLQDKANLNFSVVYTENN, via the exons ATGTGGAAGGCATTACTTTTGTCGATAGTGACCATTGGCAGTATATTTGGAGAACTATTACAAATCGAACgaaat GATTTACAGTCGAACTTTAGCTTCGAAATAGATTATTCAAATAATCAATTCTTGTTGGATGGGCAACCATTCCGTTATGTTTCCGGtagttttcattattttcgtacGCCCAAGAGATATTGGCGGGATCGATTGAGGAAAATGAGAGCAGCTGGTTTAAATGCCGTTTCGAC GTACGTAGAGTGGAGTCTACATCAACctgaaatagatgtttggaaCTGGAGTGGCGAAGCAGACTTCATTGAATTTCTAAACATCGCTCAAGAAGAGAACCTTTTAGTTTTATTGAGACCCGGACCTTATATTTGCGCGGAAAGAGACTTT ggTGGTTTTCCATATTGGTTATTAACTCGTGTACCTGATATAAAATTACGTACTAATGATATAC GTTACTTAAATTACGTAGAACAGTACTTGAATGTTGTGTTGAATAAAGTGAAACCTTATTTAAGAGGAAATGGTGGACCTATCATTATGGTTCAG GTGGAAAATGAATATGGAAGTTATGGAGCTTGTGATTCCGTATATATGAAAACATTACGCAATATCTTCCAAAAAATAGTTGGAAATAAAGCTGTCTTGTATACGACGGATGGAATAAATGATAGAATGATTCGTTGCGGATCAGTATCTGGTGTATATACCACCATTGATTTTGGTACTGGTTCCAATGTAAATGATAGCTTTGAACTTATGAGACAATTTCAACCGAGG gGGCCACTGATAAACTCGGAGTTCTATCCTGGTTGGTTGACTCATTGGGAAGAACCATTTCAAAGAGTGTCGGCTAATGCTGTTCAACAAAAATTAGACGAAATGTTGGCACTTGGAGCTtccgttaatatatatatgttttatggCGGCACGAACTTCGGATTTACTTCTG GAGCTAATGGTGATTCCAAGTCGTTTAATCCTCAATTAACTTCCTACGACTATGACGCACCATTAACTGAGGCTGGAGATCcaacagaaaaatattttctgataAGAGATGTTATATCCAAG TATCTTCCTTTGCCAAATATTTCCTTACCAACGGTATCACCTAAAGGCGATTATGGTCCAATATTATTGGAACCTGTATTAGATTTATTTGAACCGAAATCGAGAGAATTATTTGGATCTCCTATAGTATTCACATCCCACCCACCTACTTTTGAAGAAATAGGATTACCGCATTGGTTGGTTCTCTATGAAACTAATATACCAtccaatattaagaatacaatgatattaaatgcATTAACAAAAGATAGAGCATTGATATATGTCGATTCTGAACTCGTCGGAACATTGAGTCGAATGAAGAATATCTATTCCTTGCCCTTGGTAAACCCACATGGCCAAAGCTTGAAAATACTCGTAGAAAATCAAGGACATCTAAATTATGGCAATGAGATTCATGATTTTAAG ggtatttttaatgtaaatatcaACGGAGTTCCATTATCACCATGGAACGTAACAGGATTTCGGCTAAGCGATGTAAAAGgattgaataattttacaacTAAAACGATTGAAACGAGTGGTATTCTTTTAAATGGACCAGTATTTTTCCGTTCTTATTTCTACATTCCTGATCAACCACTGGACACTTATCTAGATACCATAGGTTGGGGTAAAGGTATCGCATACGTAAATGGTTACAATCTTGGTAGATATTGGCCTATGGTTGGTCCACAAATGACTCTTTATATACCGGCACCATTTTTACGCACCGGTCAAAatctattagaaatattagaatTACAATATGTACCGGCTACGAGAAAAATGAGACTTCAAGATAAAGCCAACTTAAATTTTTCAGTTGTATAtactgaaaataattaa